The window cagcgctctgcacggtgttagcagagactttcccgggacagtaaaacccaacatcagagacactgagaagaaccccaatgttccttcctgtcattttcagtgtgggtgccttctccacatggttcctggtttcactgcagctctgaagagaatgttagcaaagaggtaaccgggacagtgaaaacagtactcaaagacagggagagcaagctctctcttggcactttggatgtgggacatacagcgagatgtttgctgcttttgcgtttggctgttgggagatttacagcacaaagatatctagttgatttgaagcagttccgagaaagtctaaacataatccccacttctccctcctggcactttccatgtgggagatatagcaggatgtatattggttttgaggacaactcaatggacagtgtagggagaaaagttcctggctccttgaatgccatttctggagacactgcgatcaatgtgggagatatgtcaagatgtgtgttggttttgaggacggctctctggagagtcttagcaaagaggtcacagggataatcagagcaattctcagagacactgagaacaagctccacaattcctcctggcactttccctgtaggagataccgcaagacgtttctgtatattgggcacagcgctctgcacggtgttagcagagactttcccgggacagtgaaaccctatgtcagagacactgagaagaagccccaatgttccctccaggcatcttcagtgtgggtgccttctccacatggttcctggtttcactgcagctctgaagagaatgttagcaaagaggtaaccgggacagtgaaaacagtactcaaagacagggagagcaagctctctcttggcactttggatgtgggacatacagcgagatgtttgctgcttttgcgtttggctgttgggagatttacagcacaaagatatctagttgatttgaagcagttccgagaaagtctaaacataatccccacttctccctcctggcactttccatgtgggagatatagcaggatgtatattggttttgaggacaactcaatggacagtgtagggagaaaaggtcctggctccttgaatgccgttcctggagacactgcgatcaatgtgggagatatgtcaagatgtgtgtttgttttgaggacgtctctctggagagtcttagcaaagaggtcacagggataatcagagcaattctcagagacactgagaacaagctccacaattcctcctggcactttccctgtaggagataccgcaagacgtttctgtatattgggcacagcgctctgcagggtgttagcagagactttcccgggacagtgaaaccctatgtcagagacactgagaagaagccccaatgttccctccaggcactttcagtgtgggtgctttctccacgtggttcctggtttcactgcggctctgaagagaatgttagcaaagaggtaaccgggacagtgaaaacagtactcaaagacagggagagcaagctctctcttggcactttcgatgtgggacatacagcgagatgtttgctgcttttgcgtttggctgttgggagatttacagcacaaagatatctagttgatttgaagcagttccgagaaagtctaaacataatccccacttctccctcctggcactttccatgtgggagatatagcaggatgtatattggttttgaggacaactcaatggacagtgtagggagaaaaggtcctggctccttgaatgccgtttctggagacactgcgatcaatgtgggagatatgtcaagatgtgtgttggttttgaggacggctctctggagagtcttagcaaagaggtcacagggataatcagagcaattctcagagacactgagaacaagctccacaattcctcctggcactttccctgtaggagataccgcaagacgtttctgtatattgggcacagcgctctgcacggtgttagcagagactttcccgggacagtgaaaccctatgtcagagacactgagaagaagccccaatgttccctccaggcatcttcagtgtgggtgccttctccacatggttcctggtttcactgcagctctgaagagaatgttagcaaagaggtaaccgggacagtgaaaacagtactcaaagacagggagagcaagctctacattactctcttggcacttcggatgtgggacatacagcgagatgtttgttgcttttgcgtttggctgttgggagatttacagcacaaagatatctagttgatttgaagcagttccgagaaagtctaaacataatccccacttctccctcctggcactttccatgtgggagatatagcagcatgtatattggttttaaggaactgtccccggagagtgtgggcagaaaaattcctggctccttgaatgccgttcctggagacactgcgatcaatgtgggagatatgtcaagatgtgtgttggttttgaggacgtctctctggagagtcttagcaaagaggtcacacggataatcagagtaattctcagagacactgagaacaagctccacaattcctcctggcactttccctgtaggagataccgcaagatgtttctgtatattgggcacagcgctctgcagggtgttagcagagactttcccgggacagtgaaaccctatgtcagagacactgagaagaagccccaacattccttccaggcatcttcagtgtgggtgccttctccacgtggttcctggtttcactgcggctctgaagagaatgttagcaaagaggtaaccgggacagtgaaaacagtactcaaagacagggagagcaagctctctcttggcactttggatgtgggacatacagcgagatgtttgctgcttttgcgtttggctgttgggagatttacagcacaaagatatctagttgatttgaagcagttctgagaaagtctaagcataatcctcacttttccctcctggcactttccatgtgggagatatagcaggatgtatattggttttgaggacaactctatggacagtgtgggcagaaaaattcccggctccttgaatgctgttcctggagacactgcgatcaatgtgggagatatgtcaagatgtgtgttggttttgaggacggctctctggagagtcttagcaaagaggtcacacggctaatcagagcaattctcagagacactgagacgaagatcgacaattccctcctggcactttccctgtaggagataccgcaagacgtttctgtatattgggcacagcgctctgcacggtgttagcagagactttcccgggacagtaaaacccaacatcagagacactgagaagaaccccaatgttccttcctgtcattttcagtgtgggtgccttctccacatggttcctggtttcactgcagctctgaagagaatgttagcaaagaggtaaccgggacagtgaaaacagtactcaaagacagggagagcaagctctctcttggcactttggatgtgggacatacagcgagatgtttgctgcttttgcgtttggctgttgggagatttacagcacaaagatatctagttgatttgaagcagttccgagaaagtctaaacataatccccacttctccctcctggcactttccatgtgggagatatagcaggatgtatattggttttgaggacaactcaatggacagtgtagggagaaaagttcctggctccttgaatgccatttctggagacactgcgatcaatgtgggagatatgtcaagatgtgtgttggttttgaggacggctctctggagagtcttagcaaagaggtcacagggataatcagagcaattctcagagacactgagaacaagctccacaattcctcctggcactttccctgtaggagataccgcaagacgtttctgtatattgggcacagcgctctgcacggtgttagcagagactttcccgggacagtgaaaccctatgtcagagacactgagaagaagccccaatgttccctccaggcatcttcagtgtgggtgccttctccacatggttcctggtttcactgcagctctgaagagaatgttagcaaagaggtaaccgggacagtgaaaacagtactcaaagacagggagagcaagctctacattactctcttggcactttggatgtgggacatacagcgagatgtttgttgcttttgcgtttggctgttgggagatttacagcacaaagatatctagttgatttgaagcagttccgagaaagtctaaacataatccccacttctccctcctggcactttccatgtgggagatatagcagcatgaatattggttttaaggaactgtccccggacagtgtgggcagaaaaattcctggctccttgaatgccgttcctggagacactgcgatcaatgtgggagatatgtcaagatgtgtgtttgttttgaggacggctctctggagagtcttagcaaagaggtcacacggataatcagagcaattctcagagacactgagaacaagctccacaattcctcctggcactttccctgtaggagataccgcaagatgtttctgtatattgggcacagcgctctgcagggtgttagcagagactttcccgggacagtgaaaccctatgtcagagacactgagaagaagccccaacgttccttccaggcatcttcagtgtgggtgccttctccacgtggttcctggtttcactgcagctctgaagagaatgttagcaaagaggtaaccgggacagtgaaaacagtactcaaagacagggagagcaagctctctcttggcactttggatgtgggacatacagcgagatgtttgctgcttttgcgtttggctgttgggagatttacagcacaaagatatctagttgatttgaagcagttctgagaaagtctaaacataatccccacttctccctcctggcactttccatgtgggagatatagcaggatgtatattggttttgaggacaactcaatggacagtgtagggagaaaagttcctggctcgttgaatgccgttcctggagacactgcgatcaatgtgggagatatgtcaagatgtgtgtttgttttgaggacgtctctctggagagtcttagaaaagaggtcacacggataatcagagtaattctcagagacactgagaccaagctccacaattcctcctggcactttccctgtaggagataccgcaagatgtttctgtatattgggcacagcgctctgcacggtgttagcagagactttcccgggacagtgaaaccctatgtcagagacactgagaagaagccccaacgttccttccaggcatcttcagtgtgggtgccttctccacgtggttcctggtttcactgcggctctgaagagaatgttagcaaagaggtaactgggacagtgaaaacagtactcaaagacagggagagcaagctctacattactctcttggcactttggatgtgggacatacagcgagatgtttgctgcttttgcgtttggctgttgggagatttacagcacaaagatatctagttgatttgaagcagttccgagaaagtctaagcataatccacacttttccctcctggcactttccatgtgggagatatagcaggatgtatattggttttgaggacaactcaatggacagtgtgggcagaaaaattcctggctccttgaatgccgttcctggagacactgcgatcaatgtgggagatatgtcaagatgtgtgttggttttgaggacggctctctggagagtcttagcaaagaggtcacagggataatcagagcaattctcagagacactgagaacaagctccacaattccctcctggcactttccctgtaggagataccgcaagacgtttctgtatattgggcacagcgctctgcacggtgttagcagagactttcccaggacagtgaaaccctatgtcagagacactgagaagaagccccaatgttccctccaggcatcttcagtgtgggtgccttctccacatggttcctggtttcactgcagctctgaagagaatgttagcaaagaggtaactgggacagtgaaaacagtactcaaagacagggagagcaagctctctcttggcactttggatgtgggacatacagcgagatgttcgctgcttttgcatttggctgttgggagatttacagcacaaagatatctagttgatttgaagcagttctgagaaagtctaaacataatccccacttctccctcctggcactttccatgtgggagatatagcaggatgtatattggttttaaggaactgtccccggagagtgtgggcagaaaaattcctggctccttgaatgccgttcctggagacactgcgatcaatgtgggagatatgtcaagatgtgtgttggttttgaggacggctctctggagagtcttagcaaagaggtcacacagataatcagagcaattctcagagacactgagaacaagctcgacaattccctcctggcactttccctgtaggagatacagcaagacgtttctgtatattgggcacagcgctctgcagggtgttagcagagactttcccgggacagtgaaaccctatgtcagagacactgagaagaagccccaatgttccctccaggcactttcagtgtgggtgctttctccacgtggttcctggtttcactgcagctctgaagagaatgttagcaaagaggtaaccgggacagtgaaaacagtactcaaagacagggagagcaagctcttctagatgggggaccaggcccacacatggggggcccagacccagagatgggggttccagacccacagatgggggtcccagacctggagataggggttctagacccacacctgggggtcccaaacccatagatgggggaccaggcccagagatggggggacagacccacacatggggggcccagacccagagatgggggagcagggccacacctgggggttctagacccatagaggtgggtcccagagccacacatggggggcccagacccatagatgggggaccaggctcacacacggggggcccagacccagaggtggggggacggacccacacatggggggcccagacccagagacgggtgttccagacccacacctgggggtcccagacctggagataggggttctagacccacaccagggggtccaagacccatagatgggggacccagacccagagatggggggacagacccacaggtgggggtcccagccccatagatgtgtgtgcccctggacacctgggtcccctctgccccatagatccgggtccagccccataggtgggggtccccccggccacctgggtcccctccccagtcccctgggtcccccctccccgggcacctggggcccttccatcccttccctggccccatgggtgccccctgccccacggccgtgggtccagccccatagccgtggggtggggctgtccccagacgagtcgtgcttcaccccgctcttcgcccacgaggagatgggggagatcgtcaagaacttcctggtggtccacgtcgacccccccggcatggaggagggcgcccccccctaccccccagggtgcaacccacggcgccccgcgacccccatcgcccgccccccaacccccccctcccccagccccgctgatcccgccccgcttgatcccgcttgaacccttgattgaccaccttgagtctccgttgcccctccccgttggccccgctgacccccaagttggccccgctgacccacagttgacctcccatgatcccattgacccccaagttggccccgttgaccccaccgacccctgagttgaccctgttggccccccagttggcttcattgacccccaagttggccccgctgacccccaagttggccccgttgacccacagttgacttcccatgatcccattgaccccaccgacccccgagttgaccctgttggccccccagttggcttcattgacccccaagttggccccgctgacccccaagttggccccgttgacccacagttgacgtcccatgatcccattgaccccaccgacccccgagttgaccctattggccccccagttggcttcattgacccccaagttggccccaccgacctcccggttgaccccagtgacccccaagttggccccgctgacccccaagttggccccgctgacccacagttgacctcccatgatcccattgacccccaagttggccccgttgacccacagttgacctcccatgatcccattgacccccaagttggccccgttgacccacagttgacctcccatgatcccattgacccccaagctggccccattgaccccaccaacccccgagttgaccccgttgaccccctgtcacccccccgttgacccgttgacccccccctgccccccaggtaccagtacccctcgctggagcaactggccgagatgatcccctgcatcctccagtacctcaagtgagttggggggctgccccatagcggggggggggggtcaggatgaccttgacctcgtgacactccaccccccgcccccagcatcgccagcatcatcgggatgggggtgggggccggcgccttcgtcctggcgaaatttggggtgagtggggctggggtgggggggggcacatggaggggctcgggggtggttatggggcatcttgggggggggagatctgtgggtccttggagggggggtcctgagggtctctgggggcggtgtatggggcatctggggggggttctgtggggttctgtgggtctcaggggggctatgggtcacctgggggggatctgtgggtctggcgggggggttgcggggcatctggggggacacatgtgggtcggggcgggggggagtgtcattgtgggtctggagggggtttgggggggttccttgggggagaacttgggggtcgctgtggggctggagggatctgggggggttctggaggggtcctgaagggtctccggggggggaatttgggggtctgggggggtcgccgtgggtctggagggctctggggggggaatctatggggctggggaggtcgctatggggcaggggggtcgctgtggggcaggagggcccttgggtgggatcgctgtgggtccggaggaggtttgaggagctcctgcgttgggttcttgggggtcactgtggggccggcggggaatctatgggtccggggaggtgtctatgtggcagagaggaccgccgtggggcaggaggtgacccccggccctgccccacagctgctgcaccccgaggcggtggaggggctggtgctggtcaacatcgacccccaggccaagggctggatggactgggccgcgcacaaggtggggcggccgtggggcggctgtggggcgctctagtgggtctccgtgggcatatggggcacctttaggtcttctatgggtctccatggggcacctatgggtcacttatgggtctccatggggctacggagcagccgcgggtcacttatgggtctccacggcgctatggggcacctctagatgttctgtgggtcacttacgggtgtccatgggactatggggcacctatgggtcccgccgggtccctgtgggtcccacgggtctctgtgggtcccatgggtcccaatgggtcccgtgggtctctatgggtcactgtgggtctctatgggtcttatgggtcgctatgggtctctgtgggtcccatgggtccctgtaggttccatgggtcccgtggctccttatgggtcgctgtgggtcccatggcgccccacttgctgccccacagctctcgggcctgacgtcctccaccaccgacatgatcctggcccatctcttcacccaggtggggccgggggcacttgtggggccggggggaggaacttgtggggctgggggcatcagttatgggtcctggggggtcacttgtgggtcggtggtgagtcagccgtggccctggggtgggtcagttatgggtctcggggtgggttacgggtcggttgtgggtccgggggagcggcggggggtcagttgcggctcacttgtgggtctgccccacaggaggagctgtcggccgcccccccggccgtgcagagcagccgggcccggctgggggcgacccccaacgcccccctgctgtggggcatgtacaacaggtggggggctgtggggcactgggaggcactgggctgtactggggggcactgggggggggctgtggggcactgggagggcactgggatatactgggaggcactgggagggggctgtggggcactgggctatactgggaggcactgggagggggctgtggggcactgggagggactgggctgtactggggggcactaggagggactgggctgtactgggaggcactgggctatactgggagggcaccgggggggcaccggtgtgtactggtgtgtactgggggcactcaccgtggcggtggcggctccctgctcctgctcctgccggggccgcgcagccgcggtgacctgggcctggcgcgcagcggggccggcagcctgcggtgagcgaccccccctcgcccctctgacctttgaccccgtgcctccgggatggcctccgaccccccacagtgacctttgaccccctctcccctccacccccccccaaagctgccccatgttgctggtggtgggcgacggctccccccacgaggaggccgtggtgagtgacgtcacctgaccccgcccccccgtgaggtcacgagccggggtcacatggcccgtcccgtgaccctcgtggagtcacgtgacccccgccacggcccgtcccccccccccccaggtggagtgcaacgccaagctggaccccacccagacctccttcatcaaggtgacctttgaccccccgaccccgtgacctttgaccccctacaccgtgacctttgacaccccacagatggcggacggaggggggcagccccagctcagccaggtgaggggtcaaaggtcaccagcgccaacgggggggcgtggcttaagggggagggggcgtggtctgggagactgagagggcatggcctaagggggggcgtggcctggcaccggccttctatggggggctgtaggggcagggcttggaagggagggggcgtggcgtAAGGGGgcaccaaagccatagaaggggttggttgggggggcgtggctaaggggggagggggcgtggcctcagggcgtcccccatataaggggggtgtgggtgtggtttgagggggagggggcgtagcctaaggggagggagcagggcttaaaggggaggggccccctatgggggggttggggtgtggcttaaagggggcgtggcctaaaggggcgtggtcttgaccccccccccgccccccccagccggccaagctgacagaggccttcaagtacttcgtgcagggcatgggctacagtgagtacaattagtgctcattaatatttatgagagctcattaacccccccccgcgggggtaattaacccccccccccccccggggagaaattagcacccaagggggggggcaattaattgccctggggggtaatgaagacccccggggacagcaattaatgacccctgggttaattagtgctccggggggggtaattaactgcttttcctggggtataaatctgcccgagggggtggggtgcattattagcccccctgcaggttaattaatggccctggggggggtaatgaatggctgcggggggggggggggggtgtgggggtaatcagtgacccgggggggtaattaattgctccggggggttaattaccccgccccccagtcccccacgtCCTGGACCGCAAGCGCAGCGTGGGGCCAGGTAGGGAGAGACGTCAGCGATGACGTCAGCGGTGATGTCACGTGTGaggccacaccctcccccccccgcctcacgtcacctcccccctccccctccccccctccaacgtgtgacggcaccgcccctttgtgaggtcacgtgtgatgtcacggggtgcacgaggggcgtggcctcggggagggggcgtggcctcggggacgcctcccctgcactaaccccgtggggggggcgtggcctaataa is drawn from Larus michahellis unplaced genomic scaffold, bLarMic1.1 SCAFFOLD_441, whole genome shotgun sequence and contains these coding sequences:
- the LOC141736929 gene encoding protein NDRG2-like, with translation MGDPDPEMGGQTHRWGSQPHRCVCPWTPGSPLPHRSGSSPIGGGPPGHLGPLPSPLGPPSPGTWGPSIPSLAPWVPPAPRPWVQPHSRGVGLSPDESCFTPLFAHEEMGEIVKNFLVVHVDPPGMEEGAPPYPPGYQYPSLEQLAEMIPCILQYLNIASIIGMGVGAGAFVLAKFGLLHPEAVEGLVLVNIDPQAKGWMDWAAHKLSGLTSSTTDMILAHLFTQEELSAAPPAVQSSRARLGATPNAPLLWGMYNSRGDLGLARSGAGSLRCPMLLVVGDGSPHEEAVVECNAKLDPTQTSFIKVTFDPPTP